AACGTATTNNNNNNNNNNNNNNNNNNNNNNNNNNNNNNNNNNNNNNNNNNNNNNNNNNNNNNNNNNNNNNNNNNNNNNNNNNNNNNNNNNNNNNNNNNNNNNNNNNNNACCTCGGACTGCTCCTGTTGCCGCAGCTCTTTGCGTATCTCTTCTAAAGCCTCGGACTCCCATAAGGCCTGTTCATGCGCAACGCCCGTCTCAACGTAGTTCGTCCAGCTCTGTTCTTCTGTAAGACGGTTCGCACGGTTGATATACTTCTCCGTCTCGGGACGGCCGCGCTCCTGAAACTCGCGAAAGCGCGGATCGGAAAGCAGACGAGAAGACGGCAAGAAAAATGAATAGAATAACGACAGAAGTACGACAGAAGCAGTCCATCGTTCCCATCGCCGAAATCGCGCCCGATGACTCATGAGCGTCTTCGACGTTGATCCATTCTTCTTCAAGTTCATACCGTTCTCCCCTCTCATCAACAAAAAACGGGGGCCTCTATACAGAGAACCCCCGCACCTTTGCTATGACCGATATCTTATCAGCAACATCAGGATTTGAATAACCCTGACGGATCGAATAATAACTCAACGATAATATGCTATTTCTGCCCGCTTCTGTCGGGTTAAAGATTTGCCTGATGCCAACCAACCACATTGCACCACGGTCGATAAAACCGACGACCAGTCCACCCGATGATCCGCTGGAAATGCCCGTTACGCTTGCTTTCTGGCCTTCGAAACCCTGCCTCGAAGGTCTTGATGAGGAAATAGACGCTTCCGCATGCTGTTTGGATTTCGCATCATAGTGCGCGACATAAAGCTCGATGATAACCTCTTCCTCAGTCAGTTCCCAGGAGGTCGAAGACGAGAGCGACCCGGAAATCCGGTCGTTTACAGCCGAATTTGATTCGGTTACGGGCACGCCCAAATCCAGGCGAGGTCGCAGATCGTCCGTTACCGAAAGGCCGGTCGACCCGGGGATTTCAAGCAGCATGACAGGGCCGACCGGAATAAGAAACACCACCAGCAATAATGAAAGGGTCAGTGCTTCAAACACTTGAAGCCTATTTTGGACAAACTGCCTCATTCTGCTCAACCGATCCGAAAGCAGCTAAAAACGGACCGAACAATCTGTCAATTTTTTTCTCCTGCGCTGCGGGCAAAAAATATCACATTAAAAAAAAAGCCAGAGGGCCATTTTTTTTGAGAAAAAAGACCCACCCCTGAACTAATACGACAGAGGGAAAGAGATAATAAGCAGTATGTCAATTTAGATCTGCTGATTTCCGATAGATTTCATATAGATGACAGGATTCTCCACCAACAGGGGCAAAGAGTAAACACATGTATACTATCCAATATCGCATAAATAAAATACCTACACATAAGGTACCGACAATAAAATATATCCTATATATTTATCCAATAGTCATATTCTTTATGGCCACGTGTAAACATGAAACCATTCCAGACATGTACAGAGACCTGCTGAACTCATCATCATACGGTCCCGTCTTAGCCAAATCCGGAGAATACGAGATTCGACAGAGTGAGGCGTATTTCGCACGTGAAAACCTCACCGTTCTTACCGGAAAAGAAATAAGCGAATTACCCCTTAACTCCCGTCGCCTTGCTCTAACTGCACTCATGCTTAGAAGACTGGCAATACAGGAAGGTCTAAAGAACGACATATTCAATACTCCAGATGCTCGAGAGTACATACTGCCGCGACTCGAAAAAATTCTGGAAGAATACTATTACTACAAGCTCTCTCAGGAGGCTTCATGGTCTGGCCGACTACGATCTATTAAAGATGACGAACATGCAATAGATTCCTTCATAAACAGCGACCCGGAATTGAAGAACAGGCATATAGAAAGAACCGATCTTTCTGCAACAATCAACAGCGCTATCGAGCGAGTCATCGCCGAGAAAAGAATCATTGAATATTCCAGGATCAAACAGCAGATTCTCAGCAAAAACCCACCAATCGAGGTAATACAATGAAACAATATATGTCGTATACAATCAGCTGTTGCGCAATCCTGACAATCTGGTCATCGTCCATCTTTCCCGAACAATTTGCACCGGGATCTGATGACATCGACGAGCAGCAGATTCTAAGACAGATTGAAAGTGAAATCGGGCTCAACAAAGAGATATCAAAAGAAAGTAATCCAGACCCAAAGGAAGAAACGACAGGAGTCAAAGCGCAGGAAGAAACCGCCTTTATAATCACGGTTCTATCAGGTGAGGGGAAGCAAGAAGTTTCTGGCCTGACTTACTTTTATCAGGACTCGCTACATCTTCGCGATGCCAGCGGAGAAGGAGTTCGACAGATAAGGATAAGCGATATAAGAACGCTGAGAATCCGGAGCTGGATTCCGACAATGGCCATCGAAACAAAAAAGAATGAGTACACGGTACTCTTCATGCCCCATGAGTGCACTGTCGAACTGTCCGCTTCGTCCGTGGTAAATGGGATAATTGATGGTGAAAACTGGATTCAAATCATCATTCGCGACAACGGTGAGAAAAAACCTATTCCGCTGTCATATCACATACCAATAAAAGCTCCGTCCAGAGAAGAAGCTCTGGCACTGGCGAAAAAGCAGACCGGCATACCCGAAGGACAGTATACCAATATTGTTTTCAAGGAGACCCGAATAAATGAAGTCAGTAGCTCAAACAAGCAATAACAGACTGGTGTTAACCGTCCAATTGCTTTTAACTATAACAGTACTTACCGCCTGTTCGAGCACGGGCTCGGGGGACGTCACTAAAGATCAGCCGCATAATCGCATAGATCTTTCTGCGACTTCCGCTAACATGGTCCCGGTCCTCACGCCCGAATCGGTTTTCAGGATTGATCGCTATGAAGTGACGTCCCTGCAGAGAAAACTGTATTTTTCCGCTCCCAATCAGGATCCGCTGACATCAGTCACTCTGGGTGAAGCGAGAGAAATCTGCAAATCACTCGGGAAAAACCTTTGCAGCGAAGGACAGTGGTTGCAGGCATGCCTCGGAACATCGCGTCTGGCTTACGGCTACGCCTCTCGCTTTTTTCGAGAACGTTGCAATGTATCCGGGAAAGGTCTGAGCCCTACGGGAAGTCACCGCGAATGTCTTTCTGATGGTCAGATATATGACATGATCGGTAACGCCATGGAGTGGGTAGAGTCTGATGTTTCTCCCACATCAGGCATCGTCGCCGGCGGCAGCTATATGAGTGGAAACGAAGCCAATTGCTTTACGAGACAGATCGTATCAACGAATTCAAGATCACCACAGGTAGGTTTTCGATGCTGCGGAAATGGTTAACATTCATCCTATTGGTCATTCTGACGTCCTGCTCTCCATACAAGAGATATCGAACCATCGACGATAACTTCTGGAAAAGAAATCGGGGCGCAGAACCTACTATCAACATAGGCTACCTCGACATCCAGGCCGCTGGCGACTCACGCAAGACACGAACGAACCTGATGTCGTCGATAGTTTTTCACCTGAAGTCACGCGGATTCTCGGTTACGGATCTCAGAGATTATTCCGGCCTTCTGGAAGGGAAAGATCTACCCCAAACGCGGAGGCTTAGCGACAAAGAAGTCCTGCTCTTAGCCGGCTCAATCAAAGAGCGATTTCTGTTCCAGGGAGTTTATCAGGAAACCACACAGTTCGCAATACCTGCAGACCTAACCAGTGTCTCGCTGGCCATATCCGTTTACGATGCACGCACGGGTAAACATGTAGGCGAATTTCGATTGTATGGTACCGAGCTTAAAGACTACAATCTGCTTTCCGTCTTCAATCTAACTGAACGCTTTGCTGACGATTTCCATTCGGCATTTCAAGAAGGTTCAAAATGAAGAAACTGACGGTTAACCAGTTTGCCGGTGCAGTAACGCTGCTTTCGTTCATAGTTGCCGTAGCTTCCTTAGCAACCTTCACAGGATCGGGTAAAAGCCTCCCGATCGATAGTGAGACAGAGAAAGACATGGCCAGGTATATTCACTATCTGGAATCGCATTGCCGTGAAACGCCGGAGAGGCCTGTCTGCCGGAATTTGCCCGAATAAGACTACTGAAATAGAGAGGGAATACATATGCAACCCAATACACATCGTTTATTCATTCTCCTGCTCACAGGAATGATACTCATACCCATGTCCTGTGGACGTGCAGAATTGAGTCAGGAGGAGCTTGCCGTATTCGAAAATGCCCAGGCCCTCTATGCAGATCGAAAATTCGACGACGCGCGTGAAATCCTTGAGCCTCTGTCGGAAAGATATGAAGATTCCACTGAAGTGGCCGTGCTGCTGGCACGCATTTACTTCTTCACAAGAGAATTTCAGAAAAGTGAGTCAACATTGCGACGGCTGACGGGTGAACACGAGAGTCCATATGCACTGATGTGGCTCGGAAGAGTCGTGGCGTCAGATCCAAAACGCCAGGAAGAAGCGGCCGAGATTTTCCGCACAATCCTTAGAGAGGATCCGGAAAACCATGCGGCACACTATTACCTTGGAAGATGTCTTGAAAGTCAGGGAAAGATCCAGGAGGCACTCCTTTCATACCAGAGGGCGCTTGCAGTGGAATATCAGCTTTCCAAAATACATCTGCATATGGGCACCGTTCTTCAGGGGTTAAAAATGGAGGAGCGCGCTTCCAGGCATTTCAAACGCGTTGAACAGCTCAATCTCTATCCGGAAGATATCGCCTGGACAAAAAAGAACGGTATCTCTGCTGAATCGGACCCCAGAAAGACCAGGGATTGAATTCTGTTTATGAAAGCTAAGAACGTCCAACTCCATTGTGCGGTGATTGTCTGCTTAATAAGCTGCTGTGCGAATCTATCTGCGGATTCGACAACATCCTATTCGATAGAAGATATCGAGGCACTGGCGGAAAAAAACAGTGTAACGTTGCAGACGCTCAGACTCGAATCGGAACTGACACAGATTAACGAACTGAGTAGATTCAGGGACTTCTTTCCAACCTTGAGCCTGTCGTACAGACGGAATCGCACTATTGCTCAGCGTGATTTCGATACAGGCTCAAATTCAGTGCAACTCAGCATTTCACAGCCAATTTACGATGGCGGACGGTCAGTTCTTGCCCACGAGATTGCACAGATTGATTCGGTGCTGCATACCGAAAAGATGAGAGAAACGAAAGAACAACTGCGCTTACAGGTCAGACAGAACTATTTCGAGATCTTGCAAGCCGAACAGAATGTTTCCATTCTTAACGAATCTCTGAAGCAATACGAACGATTCCGTGAGATTTCCGAAGTGGAGTATCGTAATGGGAATATCGCTATGCTTGAGATACTTGAGATCCGAAACCAGCTCCATCAGCGTAAAATGGAATTGCTCGCCGAAAAAGCCAACTACCAGGCCAGGCTTGCCTCGTTCAAGCTCATGCTTCGCCTGCCTGAAGAAACGACATTGATACTGAAAAAACTCGATTTTCGAGCGGCCGGGACGGAGCAGCTCACAATTGACAGCGAATCCATGGTAGCCCGGGCACTTGAACGTCGTCCTGACATTCGAAAAGCCAGGCTTGATCTTTATAGAGCACACCGGGAATTCAAGATCACAGAATACCACTTTCTACCCACGGTCTCTCTAACCGGTAACTACGGTAAGAGCGGCAATGACTGGCCTCCTCAGAGCGCAGAATGGGGAGTCGGCATCAACGTAACGATGAACATATTCGGAAATACGGTAAGCACAGACTATCGATACCTCAATTCCGCTCAGGAAACTTCCAGGGGTTATTCAAGCGGCGCTAATGCGACGATCTATGATAAACCCGGATACGAAGAACCTCATTTACGCAATCAGATCGAGCTGCTTCGTGCAAAGGACAAACTGAAGGAAATAGAGCAAGCCATACGAAATGAGCTGAGTGCTCTGAATCATGAGTACAATCGTCGTCGTGTTTCCCTCCGTCTTCTTGATTCATCAACGGCCATTAAAGAACAGAGATTCAAAGTAAGTGAGCGCTTATATCGGGACGGCGATCTATCTCTGGATGAATTCAATAAACAGGAAATACAACTCCAGCAGGCGCGGCTTTCCCTTGTACAGGAGCGCTTTGCTTATGCCCTGTTCATTTACCGGATGGAATTATCCCTGGGATTAAAAATCGGCGAACTTGGAGAATTGCCGATTCGTGAAGCGGAAGACAATGATATCTGGCGACCGGCGACAAAACTTCCCGAGAATGAGAACCTGCTTCCGATACCGGAGCTGATGGAGGAAAACATATGAATGCAATTAAATCCGCCGCAGGAGCACATTGGAAAAAAATCCTTCTGCTATTCCTGACAGGGTTGGTGACAGCATATGTTTTTCAACGCAAGACCTCTTCACCCGAAGCCCGTCGGCTGACTCCGGAAGTGGAAACAGTAACGTTATCCGAATCGGATTTCGGACACTCCATTAAAGCGCCCGGAACGATCACATTTCTCGAAAAGGCCTCGATAAGTGCCCGAATTCCAGGACGATTAGAATCCTACGATTTCGATCAGGGCGAAGAGGTAAAGAAAGGAACGGCCCTTGCCCGGCTCGAACGTCTGGAGATGGAGCTACAGTTGAGACAGGCAGAGGCTGCACTGAAATCCGCTATTGCGCAGGAAAAGTTAACAGCGGCACAGTATGGCCAGGCCCGCCGGAACATTGAACGACGGTTGAAACAGATCGAATCGTCACAGGCCGGCATTGTCGAGGCTCGCGCTCAGTTTATTCAGTCGAGACAGGCGCTTCTGAACAAAGTCGAAATCTATAAGATGGGCGGCATTTCGAAGAAAGAGCTGCAATCCCTGCATGCTCAATATCTGAACGGTATGAGTCGCTACTATCAGGCAAGAAAAGGCCATCAAATCGAGATGGTCGGATTCCGAACGGCCGATCTCGAACAGAATGGTATCAAAATCGATGAAGCCATTCTAAAAGACACAGCGGCTAAGACAGCGGCCTTTGTTGATTTCAATACAGAGGTTGAGAAGGGCAACCTTGAAGTCGCTCGCGAATCAAAAGAGAGAGCCCTCATTGAAGTTCAAAATCTGCGTCGCCTGCTTGAAGAAACCGTTCTACGATCCCCCATTGACGGAGTGATTGCGTCCCGTTCCATTGAAATCGGTGAAGAGGTTAAGGTTTCGGAACCGCTATTCACCGTCGTTCGGATGGACGAGCTACTTGTCTCAACCAACGTTGCCGAAAACGACATCCCCTATCTGCGAAAAGAACAGAGCGTCACCTTTACAGTAGATGCTCTCAACGGAGAATCATTCACCGGCAAGGTTAAGCTCATTTCACCGGTTGTCGATCTTGCCACTCGCACCACTGAAGTACGCGTTCACGTGAAGAATACGGATCGTCGCCTTGCTCCGGGGATGTTTGTGCGCTGTGAGATAGAAACGACCGAGCGACGAAAGGGGCTGCTTGTCCCGGAATCCGCCTTTATAGATCCTGTTGACGACAACAGCCCGCAACCCTACGAGACGTCCGTTTTTGTCGTCCAGGATGGCAGGGTATTTCGGAGGTCCGTTCAGGTCGGCATGCGCTTTGAAGGAGGACGAGAGCTTCTCTCCGGGCTCGAACCCGGAGAAAGCATTGCCGTCTCGGGAGTGGCCTATCTGAAAGAGGGCACGCAGGTTAAACCGAGGACGATTACGCCATGAAAACCTCCAGGATGAAGCCGGGCTTTTTCACCGTAATTCTGCCGGTTGTTATGACTGCAGTCTTTAGCTGCAACCGAAGCCCGAACGATATTTTATCCCCGCTTTTTGAGGCCCCTGCATCGTCGCGCCCCAGGATCGTTTCCTCCAATCCCTCTGAAGAAAATGGAGTCTATGACCCTGCTCTTCCCGTCTATGTGGACTTCGATCGCGAGATGGACGCGTTCAGTACAGAACGGGCCTTCTCACTCTCAGGCACCGGTAATACATCCGGTGAATTTCGCTGGATCGGAAACAGACTTATTTACGACCTCATTACGCCGCTTGACCCGGGTATTGCCTTCGTTTTGCGAGTGACCGGATCTGCTAAGTCTACAGATAACGCACCACTGGAAACGGACTTTATTGTGCATTTCATCTCGGGTTCCACGATTGAAGCACCGGTCGTCCTCTCCAGCACTCCGTCGGCGAACAGTCAGGCCGTTTCGCCCGGTAGCCCAATTGTCATCACATTCTCGCGCCCCATGAACAGGCAGTCCGTCGAAAAGGCCTTCAGTATGAATCCTTCCACATACGGAGGATTCACATGGGATACTAACGACACGATCATGACCTTTAAGCCTTACAGTGAATTGCAGTCACCTATGCGCTACAGCGTCAGCCTTGGTACATCGGCCCATGACAGAGAGGGCATTGTACTTCATGCCCCCCTCTCTTTCTCATTTCAAACCGGAGAGGATCTGACTCGTCCGACGATTCTGGAAATTCGAGAGCAGGGAGCGATCAGTCCGCTTACGAACGAATACGATGGAGTTCAGAAAGAAGGTCCTTTCATCATTACATTCTCAGAAGCCATGAGTCCGGCAGATACTGAAAACGCGATCAGTCTCATTCAACGAGAGGACGGTAGCAGTGTTAGCCTTCGCAGAACGTGGTCCTCCACTTTTGACCAGTTGACGATCGCCCCGGATCCCGACCTCAGACCGGAAACCTCTTATCGTCTCAGTGTTTCCACTGCGGCGAAAGATACGGCATCCAACGCTCTTCTTGAGGCCTATCACATAGATTTCACCGTAAGCAATGCATCAGGTGCGATTAATTCCAATTACCTGCGCCTGGTCCATGCAGAAAAAACCTCTCCTGATTCTATTCAGACGATCGATCCATCACCGGATAAGACAACAGTTATTACGATATCAGGCTCCGATCTGGCGACATCGGGCTCTTCCGGAGCGAATGGCGAGTTCACTTTCGATTTCTCTCACTCTCTTGACCCGGCCTCTTTGCCGGAATCCATTTCCATCAGTCGAGTTCTTGGCTCGCATCCTGCTTCGGGTAGAATCCTCGGAATTGCACTACAGAATAACGGCCCGCTTTCAAATGCTCGAGTCGTATTGACAATCGGAGGATTAGGCGAAGGAAATGAATATCGATTGAGGCTGAACGGAGGGAAGAGTTTGAATCACCGATCCCTGAGCTCCGTAATCCAGTTCGGTGAAAATCCTACATACATGCAAGATTCGGTCATCCTGAATTTCAGAGTGGAGGCGACACCATGAGAATGCTGAATATGGCGCTTCTCATCCCGATCTGCCTGACAATAGCGTGCAACTCGGAAATGGACATGGATAAACTTCTCTTTCCAGGTAAGACCCCGGCGAAGCCGGTGGTGCTATCGACAACGCCGCTCGATGGCGTTGCCGGATTTCCCTCGGAAACTCCCGTTAGCATCCTTTTCAATATGCCCATGGACAAACAGAAGACGCAGGATGCATTCCGTCTGAGTTCCAGTACAGGCCAGGTGGAAGGCAGCTTCAACTGGGAATGGAGCCGACTCTCGTTCCAATCACGGTCGCCGCTCAAAGC
This region of Leptonema illini DSM 21528 genomic DNA includes:
- a CDS encoding formylglycine-generating enzyme family protein, whose protein sequence is MVPVLTPESVFRIDRYEVTSLQRKLYFSAPNQDPLTSVTLGEAREICKSLGKNLCSEGQWLQACLGTSRLAYGYASRFFRERCNVSGKGLSPTGSHRECLSDGQIYDMIGNAMEWVESDVSPTSGIVAGGSYMSGNEANCFTRQIVSTNSRSPQVGFRCCGNG
- a CDS encoding tetratricopeptide repeat protein, whose translation is MQPNTHRLFILLLTGMILIPMSCGRAELSQEELAVFENAQALYADRKFDDAREILEPLSERYEDSTEVAVLLARIYFFTREFQKSESTLRRLTGEHESPYALMWLGRVVASDPKRQEEAAEIFRTILREDPENHAAHYYLGRCLESQGKIQEALLSYQRALAVEYQLSKIHLHMGTVLQGLKMEERASRHFKRVEQLNLYPEDIAWTKKNGISAESDPRKTRD
- a CDS encoding TolC family protein, whose amino-acid sequence is MKAKNVQLHCAVIVCLISCCANLSADSTTSYSIEDIEALAEKNSVTLQTLRLESELTQINELSRFRDFFPTLSLSYRRNRTIAQRDFDTGSNSVQLSISQPIYDGGRSVLAHEIAQIDSVLHTEKMRETKEQLRLQVRQNYFEILQAEQNVSILNESLKQYERFREISEVEYRNGNIAMLEILEIRNQLHQRKMELLAEKANYQARLASFKLMLRLPEETTLILKKLDFRAAGTEQLTIDSESMVARALERRPDIRKARLDLYRAHREFKITEYHFLPTVSLTGNYGKSGNDWPPQSAEWGVGINVTMNIFGNTVSTDYRYLNSAQETSRGYSSGANATIYDKPGYEEPHLRNQIELLRAKDKLKEIEQAIRNELSALNHEYNRRRVSLRLLDSSTAIKEQRFKVSERLYRDGDLSLDEFNKQEIQLQQARLSLVQERFAYALFIYRMELSLGLKIGELGELPIREAEDNDIWRPATKLPENENLLPIPELMEENI
- a CDS encoding efflux RND transporter periplasmic adaptor subunit, translating into MTAYVFQRKTSSPEARRLTPEVETVTLSESDFGHSIKAPGTITFLEKASISARIPGRLESYDFDQGEEVKKGTALARLERLEMELQLRQAEAALKSAIAQEKLTAAQYGQARRNIERRLKQIESSQAGIVEARAQFIQSRQALLNKVEIYKMGGISKKELQSLHAQYLNGMSRYYQARKGHQIEMVGFRTADLEQNGIKIDEAILKDTAAKTAAFVDFNTEVEKGNLEVARESKERALIEVQNLRRLLEETVLRSPIDGVIASRSIEIGEEVKVSEPLFTVVRMDELLVSTNVAENDIPYLRKEQSVTFTVDALNGESFTGKVKLISPVVDLATRTTEVRVHVKNTDRRLAPGMFVRCEIETTERRKGLLVPESAFIDPVDDNSPQPYETSVFVVQDGRVFRRSVQVGMRFEGGRELLSGLEPGESIAVSGVAYLKEGTQVKPRTITP
- a CDS encoding Ig-like domain-containing protein, translated to MTAVFSCNRSPNDILSPLFEAPASSRPRIVSSNPSEENGVYDPALPVYVDFDREMDAFSTERAFSLSGTGNTSGEFRWIGNRLIYDLITPLDPGIAFVLRVTGSAKSTDNAPLETDFIVHFISGSTIEAPVVLSSTPSANSQAVSPGSPIVITFSRPMNRQSVEKAFSMNPSTYGGFTWDTNDTIMTFKPYSELQSPMRYSVSLGTSAHDREGIVLHAPLSFSFQTGEDLTRPTILEIREQGAISPLTNEYDGVQKEGPFIITFSEAMSPADTENAISLIQREDGSSVSLRRTWSSTFDQLTIAPDPDLRPETSYRLSVSTAAKDTASNALLEAYHIDFTVSNASGAINSNYLRLVHAEKTSPDSIQTIDPSPDKTTVITISGSDLATSGSSGANGEFTFDFSHSLDPASLPESISISRVLGSHPASGRILGIALQNNGPLSNARVVLTIGGLGEGNEYRLRLNGGKSLNHRSLSSVIQFGENPTYMQDSVILNFRVEATP